One Roseimaritima multifibrata DNA window includes the following coding sequences:
- the pssA gene encoding CDP-diacylglycerol--serine O-phosphatidyltransferase, with protein MSELKRRIWPRRRGLGSRRRSPRLMLAVLPTMLTLGNGVCGMASIAVAVSVNLPWEIEQKLFVAGILIFVGMIFDALDGSAARMTNQSSQFGAELDSLCDAITFGAAPAVILWRYSALLPNRLTWAIGVVFTLCVLMRLARFNVETEEDDAHDGFEGLPSPAAAGTIAAFVISIPHLASLTSPEYPERVQSIASIALTVFQYLIPLVALGLAYLMVSRFHYPHLVQQWLRGRKAPHQIGKALFAIGGIFLFNELALPLALCWYAFSFPLKHLLVKAGWLKASELSHALQAEEPPAASGN; from the coding sequence GTGAGTGAACTGAAACGACGAATTTGGCCCCGACGCCGCGGATTGGGCAGTCGGAGAAGATCCCCGCGACTGATGCTGGCGGTTCTGCCGACCATGTTGACGCTTGGTAATGGCGTTTGCGGGATGGCCTCCATCGCGGTGGCCGTCAGTGTGAATCTGCCATGGGAAATCGAGCAAAAGTTGTTTGTGGCGGGGATCCTGATTTTTGTCGGGATGATTTTCGATGCCTTGGATGGCTCGGCTGCCCGGATGACCAATCAATCCAGCCAGTTTGGTGCCGAACTGGATAGTTTGTGCGATGCGATCACCTTTGGTGCCGCACCGGCGGTGATTCTTTGGCGGTATAGCGCTTTGTTGCCAAACCGCTTGACCTGGGCGATTGGAGTCGTGTTCACGCTTTGTGTGCTGATGCGGCTGGCAAGATTTAATGTCGAAACCGAAGAAGACGATGCGCATGATGGTTTTGAAGGTTTGCCAAGTCCTGCGGCGGCCGGAACCATCGCAGCTTTCGTGATTTCCATTCCCCATTTGGCATCTCTGACTTCTCCCGAATATCCGGAACGAGTCCAATCTATTGCTTCGATCGCTTTGACGGTCTTTCAGTACCTGATTCCGTTGGTTGCGCTCGGATTGGCCTACCTGATGGTTTCTCGGTTCCATTACCCTCACCTCGTGCAACAATGGTTGCGGGGGCGTAAGGCACCGCACCAAATCGGCAAAGCCCTTTTTGCGATCGGGGGGATTTTCCTGTTTAATGAACTGGCGTTGCCGCTGGCACTTTGCTGGTACGCGTTTAGTTTCCCGCTGAAGCACCTGCTGGTAAAAGCCGGCTGGTTGAAGGCTTCGGAACTTTCGCATGCTCTGCAGGCCGAGGAACCGCCGGCAGCTTCGGGCAATTAG
- a CDS encoding class I SAM-dependent methyltransferase: MDGSQNSAQEYSVPNGHPKGKLVRKANPERSHFYSKFTPAYEAVWPLLLQKRILRSIEKLHIPARAKVLEVGIGTGISMSAYPQHAEVVGIDLSNGMLDQARQKIEREGWKHIHVEAMNAEELTFPDQTFDFITTFHVLSVVANPLKMMSEVTRVLKPGGKVLIINHLRSETPWLAKVIDQADPLTRHLGWRTKVGVEDVVGDLPLDIRVQRKSSPLSLFTILQATKRQG; this comes from the coding sequence ATGGACGGAAGTCAAAATTCTGCGCAAGAATATTCGGTGCCGAATGGCCACCCGAAGGGGAAACTGGTCAGGAAGGCGAACCCTGAAAGAAGTCATTTCTACAGCAAGTTCACGCCCGCTTACGAGGCGGTCTGGCCGTTGCTTCTGCAGAAACGCATTCTGCGATCGATCGAGAAACTGCACATTCCCGCGAGGGCAAAGGTTCTAGAAGTTGGGATAGGGACAGGGATTTCGATGTCCGCGTATCCCCAGCACGCGGAAGTTGTCGGAATCGATCTTTCCAATGGGATGCTGGACCAGGCACGGCAAAAAATCGAACGAGAAGGCTGGAAGCATATCCATGTGGAAGCGATGAACGCGGAAGAATTGACTTTTCCCGATCAAACGTTCGATTTCATCACCACGTTTCATGTCCTGAGTGTCGTGGCGAACCCGTTAAAAATGATGTCCGAGGTGACTCGAGTTCTAAAGCCTGGCGGCAAGGTGCTGATCATCAATCATTTGCGGAGCGAAACGCCATGGTTGGCCAAAGTGATCGACCAGGCAGACCCTTTAACGCGGCATTTAGGTTGGAGAACCAAAGTAGGTGTAGAGGATGTCGTGGGGGACCTGCCGTTGGACATCCGAGTGCAGCGAAAATCTTCGCCTCTTTCCCTATTTACGATTTTGCAGGCGACGAAACGCCAAGGTTAG
- a CDS encoding UTP--glucose-1-phosphate uridylyltransferase, translating into MSASSTDVFQSLQNRLKPYSQSHLLQFWEQLSASEKESLQAQIEAIDFAELSQLVADQTEGIDFGALAARSETPPAVNADGTGASWSTEQAIKLGEQAIAAGEVAAIIVAGGQGTRLGFDLPKGMYPLGPLSNRTLFQIFADRLLAIGDAYGVSIPLYLMTSPATHEATVEYWETNQWLGLSPDDVHVFCQGTMPAVDAQSGNVLLASPGEIALSPDGHGGTVAALKKSGCLEDAKRRGVRYLSYGQVDNPLVDLCEPKLIGHHIAAESELTTQVVRKRYPLEKVGNVVLADGRVQIIEYSDLPESAAVQTNDAGELKLWAGSIAVHVFDIPFLDRVSDQADALPFHRANKKVPHLDTSGNLIEPGEPNATKFERFIFDLLPQAKNAFVVEGLPEDIFAPVKNADGAPADTPDLAKQAICRQAIRDLAAAGIEVAEGVQVEINPRFAMNPNSLRNQLPGIKTVTSDTYFA; encoded by the coding sequence ATGTCCGCATCGAGTACCGACGTTTTTCAGAGTCTACAGAATCGCCTGAAGCCCTATTCTCAGTCGCATCTGCTGCAGTTTTGGGAGCAGCTTTCGGCGTCCGAAAAGGAATCGCTGCAGGCTCAGATCGAGGCAATCGATTTCGCGGAGCTTTCGCAGTTGGTCGCCGATCAAACGGAGGGAATCGATTTCGGTGCGTTGGCGGCTCGAAGTGAAACGCCACCTGCTGTGAACGCGGATGGGACCGGCGCGTCGTGGTCAACCGAGCAGGCGATTAAGCTGGGCGAGCAGGCCATCGCCGCTGGCGAAGTGGCTGCGATCATCGTTGCGGGAGGGCAGGGGACGCGTCTGGGGTTTGACCTCCCCAAGGGAATGTACCCGCTGGGACCGCTTTCCAATCGGACCTTGTTTCAGATCTTTGCCGACCGTCTGTTGGCAATCGGAGACGCATACGGCGTTTCAATTCCGCTGTACCTGATGACCAGCCCCGCAACCCACGAAGCGACGGTGGAGTACTGGGAAACGAATCAGTGGTTGGGCCTCTCGCCAGATGATGTCCATGTCTTTTGCCAGGGAACGATGCCTGCGGTCGACGCACAGTCCGGGAATGTTCTGCTTGCTTCCCCAGGCGAAATTGCCCTCAGTCCTGATGGACATGGTGGGACGGTCGCCGCATTGAAAAAATCGGGTTGCTTAGAGGACGCGAAGCGTCGTGGTGTTCGGTACCTAAGTTATGGACAAGTCGATAATCCGCTTGTCGATTTGTGCGAACCAAAATTGATCGGCCATCACATCGCGGCCGAGAGCGAGTTAACGACTCAGGTTGTCCGGAAGCGATATCCACTTGAAAAAGTGGGGAACGTGGTTCTGGCAGATGGCCGAGTTCAAATCATCGAATACAGTGATCTGCCAGAATCGGCAGCCGTGCAAACCAATGACGCGGGCGAGTTGAAATTATGGGCGGGAAGTATCGCCGTCCATGTGTTTGATATTCCGTTTCTAGATCGAGTCAGTGATCAAGCGGACGCGCTCCCATTTCATCGGGCGAATAAGAAGGTTCCCCATCTTGATACTAGCGGCAATTTGATTGAACCGGGCGAGCCAAACGCAACGAAGTTTGAACGTTTCATTTTTGATCTGCTGCCGCAAGCCAAGAATGCGTTTGTCGTTGAAGGGTTACCTGAAGACATTTTTGCGCCAGTAAAGAATGCCGATGGAGCTCCCGCCGACACGCCGGACCTGGCCAAGCAAGCGATCTGCAGGCAAGCGATCCGCGATCTAGCGGCGGCTGGCATCGAAGTCGCAGAAGGGGTGCAGGTCGAGATCAACCCAAGGTTCGCAATGAACCCAAACTCGCTTCGCAATCAGTTGCCTGGAATCAAGACGGTTACAAGCGATACCTATTTCGCATAG
- a CDS encoding IS1182 family transposase → MGFAKRPLDRQQAILFPERLDEAIPRDHSVRLLDDLLGRINWSPWTRRYKLQRGRPPIHPRIVASVILYGILRRTHSSRDLEEAITVRLDFRWLAHGTNLDHTTICNFRVDNQEPLKDLFTQIVLIARQMGHLPLAALGFDGTRMRANNRRTGTRTPERLRQQQQELAELYDKAEEQARQTDAQQTEMYGERCRGRLPESLRDIAARKAKVDAAVAELDEIKARGLKEPARLPITDPQSRVAPNKEGGFAPNYTPTATVDIDSGIVVDADVVFGHHEDRDMLQSIDAVQERFGLPAPIDEVLADGLMSSGENIVGCKERGVNLFSPISLNKAQDNPAIREDLSQPVPNEEHDKLPTRTVRVGGKKVVKLDKEAFVFVPAEDLYRCPQGEVLSRTGQTTETENGRQVIRHHYQSDAPSCSGCLLLEQCVDAKTGRRKIRHTEHEADRIEHAEKMAEESSQEKYARRRHPGERPFAVIKQHLGIRQFSVRGRSKVRQQWHWLTTALNLDLLMALIQSNPDPPLACPAS, encoded by the coding sequence ATGGGTTTTGCGAAACGACCACTGGACCGGCAGCAGGCGATCCTTTTTCCTGAGCGTCTTGATGAAGCCATCCCGCGCGATCATAGCGTACGGTTGCTCGACGACTTACTCGGCCGAATCAATTGGAGTCCCTGGACCCGGCGTTACAAACTGCAGAGAGGGCGGCCGCCGATCCATCCCCGAATCGTCGCTTCGGTCATTCTCTACGGGATCCTCCGTCGCACTCATTCCTCCCGAGACCTCGAAGAAGCGATCACTGTGCGCTTGGATTTTCGTTGGCTCGCTCACGGCACCAATCTCGATCACACCACGATCTGCAACTTTCGCGTTGACAATCAAGAGCCGCTCAAAGATCTCTTCACTCAGATCGTCCTGATCGCTCGGCAAATGGGGCACCTGCCGCTGGCTGCCCTAGGCTTTGATGGGACCCGAATGCGAGCGAATAATCGACGCACTGGAACTCGCACCCCCGAACGACTGCGGCAGCAACAGCAAGAACTTGCTGAACTCTATGACAAGGCTGAAGAACAGGCTCGTCAAACCGACGCCCAGCAGACAGAAATGTATGGCGAGCGGTGCCGAGGTCGTTTGCCTGAGTCGCTTCGGGACATCGCTGCCCGCAAGGCAAAGGTCGACGCGGCGGTCGCTGAACTCGATGAGATCAAAGCTCGAGGACTTAAAGAGCCAGCCCGGCTGCCCATTACCGATCCACAAAGCCGAGTCGCTCCGAACAAAGAGGGCGGCTTTGCTCCCAATTACACGCCCACCGCCACGGTCGATATTGACAGCGGGATCGTGGTCGATGCCGACGTCGTCTTCGGGCACCATGAAGACCGTGACATGCTTCAGTCGATCGACGCGGTGCAGGAAAGGTTCGGTCTCCCAGCTCCGATCGATGAGGTGCTTGCTGATGGCTTAATGAGCAGCGGAGAGAATATCGTCGGCTGCAAAGAGCGAGGCGTGAACTTGTTCTCACCGATCAGCTTAAACAAGGCTCAAGATAACCCAGCAATTCGCGAGGACTTGAGCCAACCGGTGCCGAACGAAGAGCACGACAAATTGCCCACTAGGACGGTTCGCGTGGGGGGCAAGAAAGTTGTCAAGTTAGACAAAGAAGCGTTCGTGTTCGTGCCCGCAGAGGATCTCTATCGCTGTCCGCAGGGCGAAGTTTTATCTCGTACTGGTCAGACGACGGAAACCGAAAACGGCCGCCAAGTGATTCGGCACCACTACCAATCCGACGCCCCGTCGTGCAGCGGTTGCCTGTTGTTGGAACAATGCGTCGACGCAAAAACTGGCCGCCGCAAGATTCGTCACACAGAGCACGAAGCCGATCGGATCGAGCATGCCGAAAAGATGGCCGAGGAGTCATCACAGGAAAAATATGCTCGCCGCCGTCATCCGGGTGAGCGTCCTTTCGCAGTGATCAAGCAACACCTCGGGATCCGTCAATTCTCGGTGCGAGGTCGCTCCAAGGTGCGTCAGCAATGGCATTGGCTGACCACCGCGTTGAACCTAGACCTCTTGATGGCACTCATCCAAAGCAACCCCGATCCGCCGCTGGCGTGTCCGGCATCGTAG
- a CDS encoding DNA polymerase III subunit — MDWTQLLGHQQQREWFITAIAKKRLGGAFLFVGPAGVGKRTFAKLLAKTLLCENHSAADFNPCGVCEGCAQVEAETHPDLLQVAKPADRAMIPVELLIGPRDARMQSGLCHDIYLRPFRGRRRVGIIQDADFLSIESANSMLKTLEEPPAAAVLILIGTSPQRQLPTIRSRCRTIRFATPRGEDALQLLKIHGVTVENVAEAEHAIALAGGDIHQAVALLQPDSGTFQSGLKTSLERHPIDGIRLARSVSTYVDEAGKDAPARRTRLREVFGVAVQFFRRALRAGAANEQPTDRILYRLNRSLDALNEIERNANQATLIETWAVDIQRGTNLPGTL, encoded by the coding sequence ATGGACTGGACCCAACTACTTGGACACCAACAGCAACGTGAGTGGTTTATCACAGCCATTGCTAAAAAACGGCTGGGGGGCGCTTTCTTATTCGTTGGCCCTGCAGGTGTCGGCAAGCGGACGTTTGCGAAACTTCTGGCCAAGACCCTGCTGTGTGAAAATCACTCCGCTGCCGACTTTAATCCGTGCGGAGTCTGCGAAGGGTGTGCACAGGTCGAAGCCGAAACCCACCCCGATTTATTGCAGGTTGCCAAACCGGCAGATCGAGCGATGATTCCGGTGGAACTTTTGATTGGCCCACGCGATGCGCGGATGCAGTCAGGACTCTGCCATGACATCTACCTGCGTCCTTTCCGCGGACGTCGCCGAGTTGGGATCATTCAAGACGCTGATTTTCTCAGCATCGAATCCGCAAACAGCATGCTGAAGACGCTGGAAGAACCGCCAGCTGCGGCAGTTCTAATTCTGATTGGAACCAGCCCCCAAAGGCAATTGCCAACCATTCGCTCGCGTTGCCGGACCATTCGCTTCGCAACACCCCGAGGCGAAGATGCATTGCAATTGCTGAAAATACACGGGGTCACGGTAGAAAACGTCGCGGAAGCGGAACATGCGATCGCTTTGGCCGGAGGCGACATTCATCAAGCCGTCGCTTTGTTGCAACCCGATTCAGGAACCTTTCAGTCGGGGCTGAAAACGTCGCTCGAGCGACACCCAATCGATGGCATCCGCCTAGCTCGGAGCGTTTCGACCTACGTCGACGAAGCCGGCAAGGACGCTCCCGCACGACGAACGCGACTGCGAGAAGTCTTCGGAGTTGCCGTGCAGTTTTTCCGTCGGGCCCTACGCGCAGGAGCCGCCAACGAACAGCCAACCGATAGGATCCTGTACCGCCTAAATCGCTCGCTAGATGCCCTAAACGAAATCGAACGCAACGCAAACCAAGCCACCCTCATCGAAACCTGGGCCGTCGATATCCAAAGAGGCACCAACCTTCCAGGAACCTTGTAG
- the tmk gene encoding dTMP kinase, translating to MFITLDGIDGGGKSTQIGLLKDWLLPSGPVVSVRDPGSTAPGEAIRGLLLDSDLEMHRRTEALLYMAARSQLVEERIRPALENQATVLSDRFLLANVVYQSVGGNESVERLWDLGQLATDGLQPDLTILLDLPAELAITRLKGPADRMESRGVEYLEKVRQAFLSQLSRSGPHHVIVDATQSIQAMHNDIIEAVQSLKRTMAKE from the coding sequence ATGTTTATCACCCTGGATGGCATCGATGGCGGAGGCAAATCGACTCAGATCGGTTTACTGAAGGATTGGCTTCTCCCGTCCGGACCGGTCGTCTCGGTGCGCGACCCTGGCAGCACGGCCCCTGGCGAAGCGATCCGCGGATTACTGCTCGATTCCGATCTAGAAATGCATCGAAGGACCGAAGCGCTCCTCTATATGGCGGCCCGCAGCCAATTGGTGGAAGAACGCATTCGCCCCGCTCTCGAGAATCAAGCGACCGTATTAAGTGACCGATTCCTGTTGGCAAACGTTGTCTACCAGAGCGTCGGCGGGAATGAATCGGTCGAGCGATTATGGGACCTAGGACAACTTGCCACCGATGGGCTACAGCCCGACTTGACCATTCTGCTGGACCTGCCTGCCGAACTCGCGATCACGCGACTAAAGGGACCGGCGGACCGCATGGAATCTCGCGGCGTGGAATACCTGGAAAAGGTTCGGCAAGCTTTCCTTAGCCAACTCTCACGCAGCGGGCCCCATCACGTCATCGTGGATGCCACCCAGTCGATTCAGGCGATGCACAACGATATCATCGAAGCGGTTCAATCCTTGAAACGCACTATGGCAAAGGAATAA
- the eno gene encoding phosphopyruvate hydratase, with the protein MSLIESIHARQILDSRGNPTIECEVALIDGSFGRAAVPSGASTGAHEAWELRDGDKSVYMGKGVLTAIGNVNDVIANALQGYDALDQRGVDLAMIELDGTPNKKKLGANAILGVSLATARAAANYTQQPLYRYMGGVGAHLLPAPMMNIVNGGEHADNSVDVQEFMVMPLGFERFSDALRAGTEIFHNLKKVLSDKGLNTAVGDEGGFAPDLGSNQEALDLILTAIENAGYKPGEQVSIALDVASTEFYNSEKGTYKIDGKDLSGDEMVDFLADWCAKYPICSIEDGCAEDDWDSWKKLTQKLGDKVQLVGDDLFVTNVERLQRGIDEGIANSILIKVNQIGTLSETIDAIQLAGRNNYTSISSHRSGETEDSTIADLAVALSTGQIKTGSASRSDRMAKYNQLLRIEEELGNGARYAGPLFPTK; encoded by the coding sequence ATGAGCCTTATTGAATCGATCCACGCCCGCCAAATCCTTGATAGCCGCGGCAACCCGACCATTGAATGCGAAGTCGCCCTAATCGACGGCAGCTTTGGACGAGCCGCAGTCCCTAGCGGTGCGAGCACCGGAGCCCACGAAGCATGGGAACTTCGCGACGGAGACAAAAGCGTCTACATGGGCAAGGGAGTCCTGACGGCAATCGGTAACGTCAATGACGTGATTGCCAACGCCCTGCAAGGGTATGACGCCCTTGACCAACGGGGTGTTGACCTGGCGATGATAGAACTAGATGGAACGCCAAACAAAAAGAAACTGGGGGCAAATGCCATCCTAGGTGTCTCGCTGGCAACCGCACGCGCCGCCGCCAACTACACCCAACAACCGCTCTACCGCTACATGGGTGGCGTCGGTGCCCATCTGCTGCCCGCCCCGATGATGAACATCGTCAACGGTGGTGAACACGCCGACAATTCGGTCGATGTCCAAGAATTCATGGTAATGCCTCTCGGTTTCGAACGCTTTAGCGATGCTTTGCGTGCCGGAACGGAAATCTTCCACAACCTGAAAAAGGTTCTGTCGGACAAAGGCTTGAACACCGCTGTCGGCGACGAAGGTGGGTTCGCACCCGACCTTGGTAGCAACCAGGAAGCGTTGGACCTGATCCTGACCGCAATCGAAAACGCTGGCTACAAGCCCGGCGAACAAGTCTCGATCGCGTTGGACGTGGCCTCGACCGAATTCTACAACAGCGAAAAAGGGACCTACAAAATCGATGGCAAAGACCTGTCAGGCGATGAAATGGTCGATTTCCTCGCTGACTGGTGTGCGAAATACCCCATCTGCAGCATCGAAGATGGATGTGCAGAAGACGACTGGGACAGCTGGAAGAAACTGACTCAGAAACTGGGTGATAAAGTCCAACTTGTTGGGGACGACCTGTTTGTCACCAACGTCGAACGCCTGCAACGAGGCATCGATGAAGGAATTGCCAACAGCATCCTGATCAAGGTCAATCAAATCGGAACCCTTTCCGAAACGATCGACGCGATTCAATTGGCTGGACGCAATAACTACACCAGCATCAGCAGCCACCGAAGCGGTGAAACGGAAGATTCGACGATCGCCGACCTAGCCGTGGCACTTTCGACCGGTCAGATCAAAACCGGTTCAGCAAGCCGCAGCGACCGGATGGCAAAGTACAACCAGTTGCTTCGCATCGAAGAAGAACTGGGGAACGGTGCACGCTACGCTGGGCCACTCTTCCCAACCAAGTAG
- a CDS encoding GGDEF domain-containing protein: protein MFEFFVALSCGFGGLLAGCYLRGITHHSAADTVEAEPGAELDGAAKIAQDQSKLKRVAEQLRQVSMRVAADVDEHQSKVQHASRVLSGNQNLLDSDTILEAVNQLVRANEEMQIRLNMAQERIQKQASQIQSAEAKAATDALTKLHNRRAFDAYIEKCQSNGSIENCVLMILDVDKFKSFNDNHGHLAGDEVLRRVSTILSVRLSDVAFVARYGGEEFAAVFTGKSYEECQKIAEETRCLIGTRSIHFEGQDLAVRASMGLAKWNPGEERNGWIKRADSALYHSKQTGRDRGHWMDGNKPRPIGQLKTEPASENSQRLSVSLKTKEQAIVSTEGAPNAVTRIPAEPKMREMFSELKARLQHVSVDLFVILISCDQEPTKAANHPHILRVTRATVRSLDHVGKSANGDLMVYMPSADVRGAIDRADRICQGIFSATQSSSGSPITVSIGITWVPDNESFDEIRSQAEKAVTKARQAGGNQVVVQGCPA, encoded by the coding sequence GTGTTTGAATTTTTCGTCGCCCTCAGTTGTGGATTTGGTGGCCTGCTTGCAGGCTGCTACTTGCGAGGAATCACTCACCATTCGGCCGCGGATACGGTCGAAGCGGAGCCAGGGGCCGAACTGGACGGCGCGGCGAAAATTGCTCAGGACCAAAGCAAACTGAAGCGGGTCGCTGAACAATTACGCCAGGTTTCGATGCGGGTCGCCGCGGATGTCGATGAACATCAGTCAAAAGTCCAGCATGCAAGTCGGGTTCTGTCGGGAAATCAAAACCTGCTCGACTCCGATACGATCCTGGAGGCGGTCAACCAGCTGGTTCGTGCCAATGAAGAAATGCAAATTCGGTTGAACATGGCCCAGGAGCGGATTCAGAAACAAGCTTCGCAAATTCAATCGGCCGAAGCCAAGGCCGCGACCGACGCGCTGACTAAGCTCCACAACCGCCGCGCCTTTGATGCCTACATCGAAAAATGTCAGAGCAACGGTTCGATCGAGAATTGTGTGTTGATGATCCTGGATGTCGATAAATTTAAATCCTTCAATGACAACCATGGCCATCTTGCCGGTGACGAAGTGCTGCGACGCGTTTCCACAATCTTGAGTGTTCGGCTTTCGGACGTTGCCTTTGTGGCCCGCTACGGTGGCGAAGAATTCGCCGCGGTCTTCACCGGAAAGAGTTACGAGGAATGCCAGAAGATCGCAGAGGAGACGCGATGTCTGATCGGTACGCGGTCCATTCACTTTGAGGGACAGGACTTGGCCGTGCGAGCGTCGATGGGGCTAGCTAAGTGGAATCCTGGCGAAGAAAGAAATGGCTGGATCAAACGGGCCGATTCGGCGTTGTACCATTCCAAGCAGACCGGTCGCGATCGAGGGCACTGGATGGATGGCAATAAACCTCGCCCCATCGGTCAATTGAAAACCGAGCCCGCTAGCGAAAATTCACAGCGGTTGTCGGTTTCACTGAAAACAAAAGAGCAAGCCATTGTCAGTACGGAAGGGGCTCCAAATGCGGTTACCAGAATCCCTGCAGAACCGAAAATGCGGGAAATGTTCAGTGAACTAAAGGCTCGACTGCAGCACGTCAGCGTGGACCTTTTTGTGATCCTTATCAGTTGCGATCAAGAGCCCACCAAGGCTGCCAATCATCCTCATATCCTTCGTGTGACAAGAGCGACTGTGCGTTCTTTGGACCATGTTGGGAAATCGGCAAACGGAGACTTGATGGTCTATATGCCAAGTGCAGATGTGCGGGGCGCTATCGATCGTGCAGATCGAATCTGCCAAGGTATCTTTAGCGCGACTCAGTCCAGTTCAGGATCCCCGATCACTGTAAGCATTGGGATCACTTGGGTTCCCGACAATGAGTCGTTTGATGAAATCCGCAGTCAAGCTGAGAAGGCGGTTACCAAGGCGAGACAGGCTGGTGGGAATCAAGTGGTTGTTCAAGGTTGCCCAGCTTAA
- a CDS encoding Gfo/Idh/MocA family protein, with product MSTVRSDRRNFIRTTAAGMAVVGALPATRAIAANEELRVAVVGAGGRGTGVAAAFAATPGVRLVMVADPDSGRANKLAAKHDAVPVADMRKVFDSDDVDAVVITTCNHWHCLAAIWALQAGKHVYVEKPLSHTQWEGRQLVEAARKSGLVCTIGTQQRSDPMQAEAKQFLHQDKGLGKIEYVQANRLGRREAIGRRATPLTPPAEVDYNLWLGPAAEQAMYRDNLHYDWHWDFNTGSGEMGNWGVHILDDIRNVAYQDSVSTPSRIVAAGGRVAWNDGGNTPNVHYAVLETDSFPTLMALSNLADQPDGKGSWNCPIHPRVKNPGSGYVVVCEGGYYCGQRQAGKAYDKDGKVIRTFKGGNIVPLHVKNFVESVLARDPSNLNVSIEEGHNSTGWCNLANVAFQVGRSYDSGALANASDVAGWSRLVEQMESQLKPFGVNADSLSASAVLTHDPKTERFVGNGSEAANAMLKRTYRKGFEVPEIVSA from the coding sequence ATGTCCACCGTCCGTTCTGATCGCCGTAACTTTATTCGTACCACTGCCGCGGGGATGGCCGTTGTCGGCGCGTTGCCCGCGACTCGTGCCATTGCTGCCAATGAGGAACTTCGTGTCGCAGTGGTCGGTGCAGGAGGGCGTGGGACCGGCGTTGCTGCCGCGTTTGCCGCGACCCCCGGTGTCCGTCTGGTGATGGTCGCCGATCCCGATTCCGGGCGGGCTAATAAATTGGCTGCGAAGCATGACGCGGTCCCTGTTGCCGACATGCGGAAAGTATTTGATTCCGACGATGTCGATGCGGTCGTGATCACCACCTGTAATCATTGGCACTGCTTGGCAGCTATCTGGGCCTTGCAGGCTGGCAAGCATGTCTACGTTGAAAAACCTCTTTCCCATACTCAGTGGGAAGGGCGTCAGCTTGTCGAGGCGGCTCGCAAGTCTGGGTTGGTGTGCACGATCGGAACGCAACAGCGAAGCGATCCGATGCAAGCCGAAGCGAAGCAGTTTTTACATCAGGACAAAGGGTTGGGGAAAATCGAGTACGTCCAGGCGAATCGACTTGGCCGGCGCGAAGCGATTGGCCGCCGTGCGACCCCGCTGACACCCCCCGCAGAAGTCGACTACAACCTCTGGCTTGGACCGGCTGCAGAACAGGCGATGTACCGAGATAATCTCCATTACGATTGGCACTGGGATTTTAATACGGGAAGTGGCGAAATGGGCAATTGGGGTGTCCACATCCTGGATGATATCCGCAACGTCGCCTATCAAGATTCTGTCAGTACCCCCAGCCGAATCGTGGCGGCTGGCGGACGCGTCGCCTGGAACGACGGTGGGAATACCCCGAACGTCCATTACGCCGTGTTAGAAACCGATTCATTCCCGACCCTGATGGCACTTAGTAATCTTGCCGATCAGCCCGACGGAAAGGGGAGCTGGAATTGCCCCATCCATCCGCGAGTCAAAAACCCTGGAAGCGGCTATGTCGTCGTGTGTGAAGGAGGCTATTACTGTGGTCAGCGGCAGGCCGGCAAAGCCTACGACAAGGATGGGAAAGTGATTCGGACGTTCAAGGGAGGGAACATCGTCCCTCTGCATGTTAAGAACTTTGTTGAATCGGTCTTGGCGAGGGATCCCTCGAACCTAAACGTGTCGATTGAAGAGGGGCACAACAGTACCGGGTGGTGCAACCTAGCGAATGTCGCTTTCCAGGTAGGGCGTTCGTACGATTCCGGAGCTTTGGCAAATGCGAGCGACGTCGCTGGCTGGTCTCGCTTAGTCGAGCAGATGGAATCCCAGCTGAAACCGTTTGGTGTGAACGCCGATAGCCTGTCGGCGTCGGCAGTGCTGACGCATGATCCGAAGACCGAGCGTTTTGTTGGCAACGGTTCCGAAGCTGCAAATGCAATGCTGAAAAGAACTTATCGCAAAGGATTTGAAGTCCCTGAAATCGTTTCGGCATAA